The Toxorhynchites rutilus septentrionalis strain SRP chromosome 1, ASM2978413v1, whole genome shotgun sequence genome contains the following window.
AATGATAACTATCTGTTTGTATCTGCAGTTGATTTTGATATTGGATTGAATTGGCAGCACAGGTTATGTTGTAATATAAAACTACTCGTTTTGACACCAATTAAGAGTGCTGAAAAGTTACgcatatattgaattcaatgtcatttggaaaattaagtgcttttgatttttttcttttcgtttaaattaaggaaaaatctaaGCAAAGATTTTttacaaactgttttttttaataacttgCTCTCTATATGATTTCCCGTGgtaattgaaaaaattacatctcAGCCAGAATGGTAACGTATGATGCATGATGACGGATGAAAACTTGACGATTTCATTACGGTTGAGTTGTctcaatgtgcagagctgagttgAAGATCCAattgacatcgccaacataAATCGGGTTGCAGTTGCCAAGTGTGAAAATGgctttattgtattttttactgaaaatcGATCGAATTTCCATCTGCGAAGCCTTTGACAAACGAAGTGAAATCGCTCATTTCTTAAACGAATTGTGACTGTGGATAAGAAATGGGTCACATACGACAATATTGTACGCAAATTATTGCGGTCAAAGCGTGATGAAGCAGCTCAAAAGATGGCCAATCCTGGGCTAACGGCCGGAATGGTTCTGTTGTGTATTTGGAGGGACATGGAAGGATTTATTTATTAGGAGTTGTTTTCATATGGCcaaacactaaattcagatctctgctgtcaacaactggaccgtttaaagctagcgattgaccagaaattaccagaattggccaacagaagaggtaaTTCTATATATTCTATCTTTCTAAGAACAAGCAAAttcctaaaataaatattttttgtagcCTCTAGCACTACGCTAACGAGAACCGTGTGTTATTTCATCCGTTCCCGAATGTTGAGTAGCCCCCCACCGATTATACCACAACGGCTCGTCAACTGACAGTAGTCAGGTTTGACAGATGCTACGACGGATGGGTCGGCGGCAAGACAACTGTCATTATTGTTAGACACGAGTTTGCTATAGCACGAGTTAGACGCACTTTGTATTATTCTAAAAGTTATCAATGTTTTAATTAAGTTATTTTAATTTGTTGTTTGTGAATTACGCGTTTCACTCCAACGCCGAAACACAACAGTTGGCGACGAGGAGGTGGAAGTTTTCGCGGAAAAATTGTGCGTGATAGTCCGGAAAAAGTACTCGCGAAAAACGTGGTCAGGAGAAAATCGCGATGGCGGAGAACAATGCCCATCAtctacagcagcagcagccgcagcagcagcaaccaCCAAACATCCAGGAACAGGTGCTGCGAATTCTCTCCAACCAGCAGCTGCTAATGACGCAAATTCTCCAGCAACAAAGCGCCACGCAGCTTGCCATCCGCAATCTTTCCTACGACGAAAGAGTGCTGGACCGGACCGAACCCGGTTTTCAAGCCGAAGTGTCCGGTAGCATACTGCATGGAAGGTGTGGTAGAGGACGAGATTTGTCACTTGGAAAATCTAGGCATTCTGAAGAAGGTGGATTTCGCTGAATGGGCAGCACCAATCCTTAGTGGTCCGGAAACCCAATGGCACCATCCGGATTTGTGCTGATTTTTCGATCGGCTTGAACAGCGTACTCGAGCCGAATCAGTACCCTCTACCGCTATCCGAAGATATAAAATGTCCGGATGTCGGGTGTTTAGTCACATCGACCTTTCTGATGCCTACTTACAGGTCGAGGTCGATCCGGAAAGTCAACCGCTGTTCACCATAAACACCCACAAAGGCCTCTTTCAATTCACCCGCTTGTCGCCCGGCATCAAATCTGCCCCGGGCGCATTCCAACAGCACAATGCTCGCTGGTTTACCGTGTACCGTTGGTTATTTGGATGACATCGTAGTGGGAGGTCGAACGGAAGAGGAACATCGGCGCAACATTTTCCTTGTGTTGCAACGACTGCAAGCATTCGGCTTCACTGTCCGCATAGAGAAATGCAGCTTTCACATGCGGCAAGTGAAATATCTCGGACAGATCCTCGATGGCGATGGAATTCGTCCAGATCCGGACAAGATTGCCCCGATTGTCAGCATGCCAGCTCCGCACGACGTCACCACGTTACACGCATACCTTGGCGCAGTAAACTACTATGGCAAGTACGTTCCAGAGATGCGCTCCCTTCGACACCCTATGGATCAGTTGCTGAAGGCAGGAGAAAAGTTCGAATGGTCACCAGCTTGCCAGAAGTCGTTCGACCGTTTTCGAGAAATTCTTCAGTCCCCGCTTCTATTGACGCACTACAACCCGAAACTTGAATTAGCTGTGTCGGCAGATGCTTCCTCCGTTGGTCTGGGTGCCCGGATCGCACACAAATTTCCGGATGGCACCGTGAGAGCCATTTGCCACGCTTCGCGCAGCTTGACAGCAGCGGAGAGTAACTACAGTCAAATCGAGAAGGAGGGCTTGGCTTTGATATTCACCGTGACCAAATTCCACCGGATGATATTCGGACGGCGTTTCGTGCTCGAGAGTACGTTGCTCGACAGTACGTCTACTGGCCCTACTGGCTTTCGATGGATAAGGACATCGAAAGGCTGGTGCAGACGTGCAACGAATGTTCGAATGTGGCGAAAACGGATCGTAAAACCAACCTCGAGTCGTGGCCAGTCCCGGTGAAACCCTGGCAACGACTTCATCTCGACTACGCCGGTGAATGGGTGGTACTTTCTGATCCTAGGGGATGCCTACACCAAATGGCCGGAGGTGGTCAGAACAAAAGACATCACTTCTGCAGCGACAATTCGCATTCTCCGTGACATTTTCAGCGAAATGTTCGACAGTTGACAGTTGATGTTGACAGTTTGTTACCAGCGAAATGTTCGAGGCCTACTGCGAGTTCGACGCCATTCTTCACCTGAAGACCGCTCCTTTCCATCTGCAGTCGAATGGCCTCGCGGAAAGATTCGTCGACACATTTAAGAGGACGTTGAAAAAAATAACCGCCGGATGGGAAACGCTGCAAGATGCCATCAACACTTTTCTACAGTGCTACTGGTCCACACCATGTCGCACCGCTCCGGAACGAAAGTCTCCTGCCGAACTTCTGCTTGGCAAACGAATTCGCACGTCGTTAGAGCTGCTTCGACCACCGACTCCGGCGCACAAACTCGAAAACTCCAAGCAAGATCAGCAGTTTGATCGGCGACGAAACCAAGAAACTACATCCGTCTTGACCTCGTTTGGGCCAAAGTGTTCTGTAACAACAAGTGGCACTGGGAAGCAGGAGAAGTGCTCGAACGCATTGGCAAGGTCATGTACAACGTCTGGTTGCCTGGGAAGCAAACTATGATAAGGTCCCACTGCAATCAGCTGCGAACACGTCATCATTCCGAAAATAAACTGCCTGCGACCGAACCAGCAAAAGCTCCGTTGAGTATCCTGTTGGACTCCTGGAACCTACAGAGTCCGACACCCGTGCAGGAGGAGCGGCCTTCTCTTCTCTCTAGAGATGGATGAATTCCCGCCGCAGGGCAGTGTTCATTGACAACGCAATTCCCCTAGACAACTGCAACAACCAACAGCAGCTCGCAGATCTTCGAGGACTCGAAGACTTCCTGCGAGATATGATCTCTACCACCATTTCTAAAAGGGGGGAGGTGTTGGGTAGCCCCTCACCGATTATACTACAACGGTTCGTCAACTGACAGTGACagtttctcaccagtgagaaattcacaagcgtttacatatgctgaatttattcaagttatatataacTCGAATaaatgtatcatatttattctcacctgtttacacctattttcacgtgaataaatccatctatagctatagatctccctaatgtaaacccgccattagacaCGAGTTTGCTATAGCACGAGTTAGACGCACTTTGTATTATTCTAAAAGTTATCAATGTTTTAATAAAGTTATTTTAATTTGTTGTTTGTGAATTACGCGTTTCACTCCAACGCCGAAACACAACACCGAACAAgcaaggatgactgatgaactattctagctaTCCATTTAATCTAaatgacgtgactaatgaatacaatgGAAGGCCGTTCCAGAAATACCACGGATGGCACCGCTTCCAGTGGCTCGACTGAGCGTCCTTTCTCGTACGTCGGCCTTGATTATTCGGGCTAACTCTCATACGCGTGAACCGGAGCGAGACGAAAAGGTGGATAGCACTATTTACGTGTCTCAAAATCCGAGCAGTGCACCTCGAAGTTGTCCACTCACTTTCCACGGAGTCGTGTGAAATGGCCCTCAGACGTTTTATAGACCGTCGTGGAGCACCGATGGAAATCCATAGCGATAGAGGGACCAATTTCATGGGGACCAACAACGAGCTGCGCAGAGAGATGTCGAGGATTGATGACCAATTGGCAGAAGTTTTCACTAACGCTAATACCAAGTGGGTATTCAATCCGCCCGGAACTCCACACATGGGCGGATCGTGGGAGAGAATAGTGAGATCAGTGAAAACAGCGCTGGCTGCCATGTACACAACTAGAACTCCAAACAAGGAAACACTCATTACGCTGGTGGTCGAGGCCGAACGCGTGGTGAATTCACGGCCATTAACATTCATTCCGTTGGAGGTAGAGCAAAAGGAAGCTCTAACTCCCAATCACTTTTTGCTCTTGAGCTCTAGCGGGGTGGTTCAACCATCGCAGACATTGGCAGAGTCCAAATCCGCCTGTAGAAGTAACTGGAGTCTCGGACGGGTGATGCTGGACCAAGTTTGGCGTAGATGGGTCCGGGAGTACCTCCCCACCCTTACACGTCGATCCAAGTGCTTCGATGACGTGGAGCCAATCGGAATTTGTGATCTAGTGATCGTTGTAGAAGAAGGCATCCGGAATGGTTGGACACGAGGACGGGTATTGGAGGTCATCACTGGACCAGATGGCCGGATTCGACAAGCCATGGTGCAGACAGCCTCGGGACTAGTACGGCGACCAGTAGCTAAACTGGCACGATTGGATTTGAAGGAGAGTAAAACTGGCCTTGAGGACTTTGACCAGTCTTACGGGTCGGGGAAATGTAACAGCGTTTCGCTCTAGAACTGTATGCCCCTTGGTCGTAGCGGAACGCAATACGATGCGTTTAATGTGTTAAAGCATTACAGAGCGAAATGTGATTAATGAAAAGAAATTATTAATCTATTGAACAAAGTAGTTGACTGAGCACGCGAGAACAGTGAAATTAATTAGAAAACTAGCTAGAATATTAGTTAGAGTCTCTATTTTCCAAATGAGTCTTCATTTTGataattgaatatttcaaatattcatATTAATAATGAATTGTACAATGAATTGCAGAATATTTGTATTTACCCTTAGGATTGTATGGAATTTCGGATTTAACCTAAACGGAAGGATAGTATCAATGTAAgtttgattaaacattattgtaaCTCCTCAACTACAATAAATGTTATAGCTTTTAGCACTATTATCACCCAGAACACACGGTGTTTGATTTCTCAAAAGAATATTCCTCCCCGTTCCAACAAGCAGTATATGTTAAACCAAATTGACAAACACTCaaaaaacgaattcatttttgggggagtcacttcaatatgcaaagAAGTCCATTTGACATGGAATGTCAAATAGTCAGAGTGTCAAATGTAGAGAGATAGCAaccagccgtatggcacccgccatgtttttgatgtCAACACGttagaagtatttgttttcttcaaaacagcgatccgcgttgacggcagtgagcttcgtttactagttaggggagcgtcaaagaacagctgattttcagtcgaagtgaacgttttcaaaattaaaattagctttcccatatcaaattagtattctgtttaaattaaaaacatttttgtttgcaggtttggaaaaagtctcatacgaaaattgtttatgaagacaactttgtatgaccatatggttgaatgaaagtcagaaatacgtgtttctaataattaaataacataatgtgaaaattttcatttaaattttaaaatttgaaaaccggctccgtagagagtagagattacAATAAagattttgggacccaaattatggctctagcttgaagtcgccaccagacgttgacgtcatcgcgaattaccaatttaccaccatctgacatatcgtgatgtcgatgatgaacttttacagcagatggatagtgagataggcggtgacggtaggtagagtgagatagcgataatcgtgtcatacgCCTGATAGCAACTGAATACCCGAATGAccgttgagtcatgttgacggagaaactgcttgaagaagccaaaactcgtttccaattgaatacgaaggcgaatttcttcatagtcccctgaatatcctcagttgaatatgactttacaGAGCCCTGATCGGCACTCGACGTGAGGGATGCTTTCTAGTAAATCTGTCGATATAAATTTGTGCGTAAATTTccgtattaaccattttattACGTTTGTTAGATATACAACATTGAAATACCCCTTGATAGTTTTTCAGGCAAAAACATTGCAGTGTCAAAGTTTCAACTCGATCGCACGTGTTTCAAATGTAAACACAAGACTGAACATTGAAAAGCGCAAACGGCTCCTCGGGGAAATGTCCAGAATAATAATCAAAAATATCCCTAATGGGGTGAGTACTATTTGTTTCGATTGAGTACTTACATTACATTTTGTACATGTTATATTTACAGTTCACTGAATCAAAACTCCGTGATCACTTCAGCCTGTGTGGAATTGTGACCGACGTTCAGTTGAAGTACACTCCGGATGGCAAATTTCGCAATTTCGGATTCATTGGATACGAGTCGGAAGCACAGGCTGCTAAAGCAATACAGCATTTTaacaatacatttttgagaacgTCAAAGATTAATGTGGCAACATGCGCATCGTTGAGCGAGGTGAAGGAGCTAAAAACATGGAGCAAGTACAGTAAAAAGAAGGAAGACGAAACTGCTCAACAGAAGTCTGAGGGAAAAACTACTTCAAAACAGAAGAAACAAGCTGAAACAGCTTCTGATATTTTGGAGAAGCACAAAGATGATCCAAAGTTCCGGGAATTCGTGCGAGTGCAAAGTAAAGCCGGAATATCGGTTTGGAATAACCAGTTGCATGATGAGGGTGAACTGTCTGTTGAGAGTGAGGAGGAACATAAGAAAATCCAGGAAACTGAAGTGCCAGAGCATCAGGATGATGGGAAGACGAAACGCCGTGAGATGATTGATTTATTTGTTGCGAAAATTCACAATATACCCTCGAAAACGAAACGTCAGGATCTGTTTCGTTTTTTTAAGCCTGGGAAACCTTACTCGGTTCGCATACCACCTAAGCAGAAAGGATTCGCGTATGTAGGATACAAAACTGAGGCTGAATTGAAGAAAGCTCTACTGAAAGACAAAAGTTTCCTTGGTGGGAAACAAGTTAAAGTGGTGGATTTTACGGCTAAGGATAGTTTACGGGACAAGAATGATGCTTCTCGGGGGAAGGAAAATCCCAAGTGGATCCGACAGAGGGAGTCAGTTTGCAGTGAAAGTATACTCGAGAGTGGTAAATTATTTTTCCGTAATCTTGCTTATTCGGTGACGGAACAGGAATTGAAATCAACGTTCGAAAAATTCGGACCAGTGACTGAGATAGACTTACCCATCGATTCCAACACAAGGAAACTAAAGGTAGGCTTATTGTTTTAACAATTTCACGTGAGTATTAACAGTTGGCATTTGAAATAGGGGTTCGGAACAGTAACATTCATGTTGCCAGAAAATGCAGTCCTAGCATTCAACAAGTTAAATGGTAGCTTCTTCCATGGACGCATGTTCCACATCTTGCCTGCCAAAGTTGATGAGAAGGAGCAGGCAGAAACCAATGAAGACGATTCGGGACTGAGTTTTAAGGAAAAGAAggataaaaaattgaagaaaactgCCCAATCTTCACACAATTGGAATACACTATTCATGGGCGAGAATGCAATTGCGGAAGTGGTGGCCAGAAAATATGGAAAATCAAAGGAAGAAGTTCTTAGCACAGAAGGGGGCACCACAAGTGCGGCAGTCAGATTGGCATTGGGCGAAACTGAAATTGTGATGGAAATGCAAAAGTTTCTGGAAGAGAATGGAATTTATCTGGGAGCATTTAACGAGGTAGCGAAAAATCGTTCGAGTACGATTATATTAGTGAAGAATTTACCGGCTGGTACGGAAATATCTGAGTTGACCGAACGTTTCGGCAAGTTTGGACTGTTGGGAAGAGTTATCTTACCCCCATCTGGAGTAACAGGTATTAGGTTCAAATTTCTTTCGGCGGTTTTTGGATTTTAaacctttttttctatttgtttttAAAGCTGTAATAGAATTTCTGAATTCCAGTGAAGCGAAGAAAGCTTTCAAAAAGCTTGCTTATACTCGCTTCAAATCGTCCCCGTTGTACCTGGAGTGGGCACCTGAGAACACATTCGCCAATGGAAAGGAATCGACCGATAAGAGCACTGACCGACAAccggaagaacagaacgaaactGAGGATGAGCCCGTACAATccgataaaaaaaagaatgtcATACCATCAGCGGTCGAGCAAGCCTGCGTTGAACCCGAGGATGGAACGAcgttattcataaaaaatctcAGTTTTCAAACGAACGAAGACACAATTAGAgagaagtttcaaaatattggcCCTATACATATGGTTCAAGTTGTGCGTAAGAAGGCTAGCGAACAAAGCGAAAGCAGAGGATATGGTTTCATTCaattcaaatttcgaaaatttgCTGATGTGGCTTTGAGAAATTTCCAAACAATGAATATCGACGGACGAAAGGTAGAGTTATCAAGGAGTGACAGGACATCAAGCACTCAAGTTGTGAATAGTGACAGAAAATCCGCGAAGTCGAAGAAACAAACCGGTACCAAGATCTTAGTGAGGAACGTCCCCTTCCAGGCGAACGCAAAGGAAATTCGAGATTTGTTCAAGtatgccattgtttttttttcttcaaaatttgtttttatttgtcgAATCTTGTTTTACAGAGTGTTTGGTGAACTGAAAACGGTTCGATTGCCACGTAAAATGGTGGCAGGTGGTGCAGAAGATAGCCATCGTGGTTTTTGTTTCGTAGATTTTGTCACTGAAGCTGAAGCGAAACAAGCGTTCGAGGCACTTTGTAAAAGCACTCACTTGTATGGTCGTCGGTTGGTGCTTGAATGGGCAGAAGCTGAGGATGGCATTGAGGAATTGAGGAAACGAACGGCGGATAAATTCAGCGGCACGAGTGGATCAAGTGGTGCTAAACAAAGTCGAAAAAGCGTTTTTGACTCGTCCCAAATAACGCATACAGGTGCAAGTGGGAATGGTGATGCAGATGGAATCGACGACGACGATGGCGACGATGAAGATGTATTTTAAGAGCGAgtaataaaagtttcatcaagCGATAAGTACATATCGCGCCTGATCACGCACGTCAAGCGATGTAAAGCGATGTTCGTAATCAGGTCAATCGTGTCTTTAAATTTGTGAACATAGGAGTCAATGGTTGTTCGGTTTCTATAGAAATTCTGTCACTCAATCTGCACAGAGGCAGACATCCTAAACGTTGAATAACTTCTTGTGCAATTTGTCCGAAAAGCGAACGAACTTCAACCTACATATGGACAGCAGGGTTAccatttctacagattttttagattttttgagcCCAAGAAtttgtagatacagattacagattctttgggtttcatacagaatatacagttttttcaaaacaatgctCCAATAATAGTAACGTCTTGATATTAGTAATATTTTCCCATCTCACCCATTGTATTAGTATACTTTTGTTTTAGAGAGGCTTGAAACTATTCGTATAGCCTTTGAATCTGATTCTCATTTAAATCACCTGTTTACGACATAGGGTAGGCAATATGACCAGGCCGGGCGAAATGGGCCACCCTTCGTTTGAGCTTGTTATTGAACCAATAGCACTAATTTTTAAACAATTGTGTTAGAAATATTCTTAAAAGTATCTCCGTGAAAACCGTATTCGAATTCAATTGTTTTATAAAGTTATTGGAACGAATCTCACACTGACTGATTATGACGAAAACCACATATGAATAGCAGTCAACAAAATAAGATCTGTACGCTTCATAGTGGAATTTTTGACTCTGCTCTTTATATCAATTCGTACTGGTATTATTTCCGAACATTTCCACTGATTTACAGCTTTGCCGTTTCATGTAAAAGATCAGTTCATTTTTATTGAGCGTAAATGTACGGGGCGGAATGGCCATACCTGCTTGAGGCAG
Protein-coding sequences here:
- the LOC129771199 gene encoding probable RNA-binding protein 19, which encodes MSRIIIKNIPNGFTESKLRDHFSLCGIVTDVQLKYTPDGKFRNFGFIGYESEAQAAKAIQHFNNTFLRTSKINVATCASLSEVKELKTWSKYSKKKEDETAQQKSEGKTTSKQKKQAETASDILEKHKDDPKFREFVRVQSKAGISVWNNQLHDEGELSVESEEEHKKIQETEVPEHQDDGKTKRREMIDLFVAKIHNIPSKTKRQDLFRFFKPGKPYSVRIPPKQKGFAYVGYKTEAELKKALLKDKSFLGGKQVKVVDFTAKDSLRDKNDASRGKENPKWIRQRESVCSESILESGKLFFRNLAYSVTEQELKSTFEKFGPVTEIDLPIDSNTRKLKGFGTVTFMLPENAVLAFNKLNGSFFHGRMFHILPAKVDEKEQAETNEDDSGLSFKEKKDKKLKKTAQSSHNWNTLFMGENAIAEVVARKYGKSKEEVLSTEGGTTSAAVRLALGETEIVMEMQKFLEENGIYLGAFNEVAKNRSSTIILVKNLPAGTEISELTERFGKFGLLGRVILPPSGVTAVIEFLNSSEAKKAFKKLAYTRFKSSPLYLEWAPENTFANGKESTDKSTDRQPEEQNETEDEPVQSDKKKNVIPSAVEQACVEPEDGTTLFIKNLSFQTNEDTIREKFQNIGPIHMVQVVRKKASEQSESRGYGFIQFKFRKFADVALRNFQTMNIDGRKVELSRSDRTSSTQVVNSDRKSAKSKKQTGTKILVRNVPFQANAKEIRDLFKVFGELKTVRLPRKMVAGGAEDSHRGFCFVDFVTEAEAKQAFEALCKSTHLYGRRLVLEWAEAEDGIEELRKRTADKFSGTSGSSGAKQSRKSVFDSSQITHTGASGNGDADGIDDDDGDDEDVF